A section of the Bryobacteraceae bacterium genome encodes:
- a CDS encoding uracil-DNA glycosylase: protein MRDSLRKLEHDIVVCERCPRLRAWCAEVARTKRRAYRDEEYWGRPVPGFGDPAAELYILGLAPAAHGANRTGRVFTGDRSGDWLYRALWETGFANQPDSTRRGDGLELRRAWIGAAVRCAPPANRPRPEEIAACREYVERELRLLRRVKVVVALGRLAHQTFLAVGGFNRSACPFAHGAEHCLGAITLLDSYHPSQQNTQTGRLTRQMLRAVFERAGRILE from the coding sequence ATGCGGGACAGTCTCCGAAAGCTCGAGCACGACATCGTTGTCTGCGAGCGCTGCCCGCGCCTGCGGGCCTGGTGCGCCGAGGTCGCGCGCACGAAACGCCGCGCCTATCGCGACGAGGAATACTGGGGCCGCCCCGTGCCAGGCTTCGGCGACCCCGCCGCCGAACTCTACATCCTGGGACTCGCGCCCGCCGCCCACGGCGCCAACCGCACCGGCCGCGTCTTCACCGGCGACCGTTCCGGCGATTGGCTCTACCGCGCCCTCTGGGAGACGGGCTTCGCCAATCAGCCGGACAGCACGCGGCGCGGCGACGGCCTCGAGCTGCGCCGCGCCTGGATCGGCGCCGCCGTCCGCTGCGCCCCGCCCGCCAACCGGCCCCGGCCGGAGGAAATCGCCGCCTGCCGCGAGTATGTGGAACGCGAGCTGCGGCTGCTCCGGCGCGTGAAGGTCGTCGTGGCGCTCGGCCGCCTGGCGCACCAAACCTTTCTCGCTGTGGGCGGGTTCAACCGAAGCGCCTGCCCTTTCGCGCACGGCGCCGAACACTGCCTCGGCGCGATCACGCTGCTGGACTCTTACCATCCCAGCCAGCAGAACACGCAGACAGGGCGTCTTACACGGCAGATGCTGCGCGCCGTGTTTGAACGCGCAGGGAGGATCCTCGAATGA
- a CDS encoding aminopyrimidine aminohydrolase, protein MKRMAVLAMLACAAAQAQTGGFAAECWRQAEPVFRSALAHPFLQGLADGSLERRKFVFYMEQDLLYLREFSRLLLELAARAPQQHAQTLSRHALEAIAGEAALHGEILGLKGLSGAPFEMAPTNLAYVNHLRASVWRGSFLEGMAAVLPCYWYYLEAGKALAKKNPPVPEYQKWIRQYSGPDYEKSVKEALAIFDAAAAQAGPAERAHARTIFERSARYEWMFWDMAWRMERWPPQ, encoded by the coding sequence ATGAAACGCATGGCCGTTCTCGCAATGCTCGCCTGCGCTGCGGCGCAGGCCCAGACCGGCGGCTTCGCCGCCGAATGCTGGCGCCAGGCCGAGCCGGTCTTCCGCAGCGCCCTCGCCCATCCGTTCCTTCAGGGGCTGGCGGACGGATCGCTCGAACGCCGGAAATTCGTCTTTTATATGGAGCAGGATTTGCTCTATCTGCGGGAATTTTCCCGGCTCCTGCTGGAATTGGCGGCCCGCGCGCCGCAGCAACATGCGCAGACGCTCAGCCGCCATGCGCTGGAAGCCATCGCCGGGGAAGCAGCGCTGCACGGGGAAATCCTCGGACTCAAAGGCTTGTCGGGCGCGCCCTTCGAGATGGCGCCCACCAACCTCGCCTATGTCAATCACCTGCGCGCCAGCGTCTGGCGCGGGTCATTCCTGGAAGGGATGGCGGCCGTCCTGCCCTGCTACTGGTATTACCTTGAGGCGGGAAAAGCGCTCGCGAAAAAGAACCCGCCCGTGCCGGAATATCAGAAATGGATCCGGCAATATTCCGGCCCGGACTACGAAAAAAGCGTAAAAGAAGCCCTGGCCATTTTCGACGCCGCCGCGGCGCAGGCCGGCCCGGCTGAGCGCGCCCACGCCCGGACCATCTTCGAGCGCAGCGCCCGCTACGAGTGGATGTTCTGGGACATGGCCTGGCGGATGGAGCGCTGGCCGCCGCAGTGA